The Pyramidobacter porci genome contains the following window.
AGCGGGGATGTGTTGGCATCCCGCGAGCGGCCTTTTTCGCGAAAGGCAATCAAGGTGGCACCGCAGGCCTTTTTTCAGGACCTGTCCTTGAACGTATCCGTTCAGGGGCGGGCCTTGTTTTTTTGAGAAAGGAGGAAAAACTCGCTGCCCCGGCACCATGCGGCGGCCGTTGTGAATTTCGTCGTCCCGGAAAAAATCATTTTCGAAAGAGAGGTTTTTGTCATGACCATGAAAAAATTCTTCGCGACCTGCGCCCTGCTGGCCCTGTACGCCTCGTCATCCCTGGCCGCTCCGAAGCTCAGCGTCGGCATCGTCCAGCTGGTCGAGCATCCTTCGCTCGACGAAGTGCGCCTTGCCATCCTCGCCGAGCTCAAAGCGTCCGGCTACGGTCCCGACGTGGCGGAGATCGACTACCAGAACGGGCAGAATTCGCCTTCGCTGATCAGCGCCATCTGCCAGAAGTTCGTCGCCCGCGGGGTGAATGTCATCGTCCCCATCGCCACGCCCGCCGCGCAGGGCGCTGCCGCGGCCGCGGAGACAATTCCCGTGGTCTTCGCCGCCGTCTCCGACCCTGTTGCCGCCGGGCTGGTAAAAAACCCCGCCCGGCCTGACGGCAACGTCACCGGCGTCAGCGACGCCATCCATCCCAGCAACGTGCTCGACCTTGCCGAAGAGCTCACGCCTGGCCTGAAGAACTACGGCATCATCTACAATACCGCCGAAGCCAACTCCACCAACACGGTACGCAAGGCCGAGGCCGAAATGTCCAAGCGCGGCATCGCCTTCCGCGAAGCCGTCGTCTCCACCGCCGCCGAAGTCGTCCCCGCCGTCAACTCATTGATGGGCAAGGTCGACGCCATTTACGTGCCCGACGACAACACCACGGCGCTGGCCATG
Protein-coding sequences here:
- a CDS encoding ABC transporter substrate-binding protein, which gives rise to MTMKKFFATCALLALYASSSLAAPKLSVGIVQLVEHPSLDEVRLAILAELKASGYGPDVAEIDYQNGQNSPSLISAICQKFVARGVNVIVPIATPAAQGAAAAAETIPVVFAAVSDPVAAGLVKNPARPDGNVTGVSDAIHPSNVLDLAEELTPGLKNYGIIYNTAEANSTNTVRKAEAEMSKRGIAFREAVVSTAAEVVPAVNSLMGKVDAIYVPDDNTTALAMPLLSQVAIEHKVPVYTAVDSLVHDGGLATSGINYTNLGRQAGQMIIRVLNGAKIADTPVEVLHEVSVVVNGETAAALGVDVSKYVK